CCGCTGAGCATGCCTATCAGGCAGGAAAAGCGCGCAAGCAAGCCGTTAGGGATTGGTTAATGGCCGCGCCGACACCTGCCTTGCTGGCGATGGCTGCTCACGGACTCTACTATTGGGATATTGCGCCAGGCTGGTCCAAGAACAAGTTCGACCGAATGAAGCGCGTGCTACGCGCCAAATTCGCCCAACACGAGGACCTGCGTGAGCTGCTGCTCGCGACAGGCTCCGCAAGACTGGTTGAATCCGCCATGGTCGACAACGAGGTCAACAGGCTGTGGGGCGAAGTTAACGGCGCTGGCAAGAACATGCTCGGCACGCTTCTTATGGAAGTGAGAGATGAACTGGTCGCTGGCGACGCTATCGAGGAAACCGAGAAACGGCGCAGAACCTGTGCCGCCTGAGCCTCGGCTCGCGCTTACAGATGGAGTACCCCCGCCCCTGAAAAGCGGACACAATGCACCGAGTATTCAGGGGCCATTTTAATTCCGCGGGCCCACAACGACAGGTGGCGGACAGCTAATAGGGCGGAGCCCCCCACGGCCATCCGATGAACCAGCCCCAGTAGCAGCCGCAAGGCAGAGGAACATCCTAGGCTCTCAAGTCGATCAGCCTCTCGGCCAATGCTATGAAGCCGAGCCGAGACACTGCGCAAGTGCAATTGACGCATCAAGGCGATTGGTATAGAGCTAAGTGCGCTGAGACTGCGTGAGCCTCTGAACGGGTGTATTCACGCCCGTGTGTGCTGGATAGCGCCCGTCAGCGTTGGGCCTTCGCCTTGATGAGGGACTGGATCTTTTCCTTCTGGGCATCGTCTCCGCTCTGAGTGTTGATCAGAATCAGCTGGCGCGCAAACTCCTGGATGCGCTTTCCGCTGATGTGGTTGTGGCCACCAATC
This is a stretch of genomic DNA from Lacipirellulaceae bacterium. It encodes these proteins:
- a CDS encoding NADAR family protein, encoding MDEIRFYRANERPYGAFSNLYRREVEFEGEVFPTAEHAYQAGKARKQAVRDWLMAAPTPALLAMAAHGLYYWDIAPGWSKNKFDRMKRVLRAKFAQHEDLRELLLATGSARLVESAMVDNEVNRLWGEVNGAGKNMLGTLLMEVRDELVAGDAIEETEKRRRTCAA